A single genomic interval of Lepidochelys kempii isolate rLepKem1 chromosome 13, rLepKem1.hap2, whole genome shotgun sequence harbors:
- the LOC140897070 gene encoding mast cell protease 1A-like: protein MLLLLFTAFLPFTAALLLPPRPHMDWVIGGEEALLSSRPYMAYVQIGSTGNCGGFLIQEDVVVTAAHCNCNLGNIFVYLGVQDFMEPGQNWQRIQARHWVQHPDFNNENFDNDIMLLQLWHSAELTEWVMPIPLPEADHHVSPGSECSVAGWGRTGVNTTTDRLQEAEQEVVSDGLCRERYRHYDPTTMLCAGSPHVNKSPFHGDSGGPLVCNGVVQGIISNGNPDGRPPSIYTRISKFIPWISETLQKLS, encoded by the exons ATGCTGCTTCTGCTCTTCACAGCCTTTCTCCCATTCACCGCGGCCTTGCTCCTGCCCCCGAGGCCTCATATGG ACTGGGTCATCGGGGGTGAGGAAGCCCTGCTCAGCTCCAGACCCTACATGGCCTATGTGCAAATCGGGTCAACGGGAAACTGTGGAGGGTTCCTGATCCAGGAAGACGTGGTGGTGACGGCGGCTCATTGTAACTGCAACCTGGG CAACATCTTTGTCTACCTGGGAGTCCAAGACTTCATGGAGCCAGGACAGAACTGGCAACGGATCCAGGCCCGTCATTGGGTCCAGCACCCTGACTTCAACAATGAGAACTTTGACAATGACATCATGCtgctgcag CTGTGGCACAGCGCAGAGCTGACTGAGTGGGTGATGCCCATCCCCCTGCCGGAGGCCGATCACCACGTCAGCCCAGGCTCCGAGTGCAGCGTGGCCGGGTGGGGTCGGACCGGAGTGAACACCACCACCGACAGGCTGCAGGAGGCGGAGCAGGAGGTCGTGTCGGACGGGCTGTGCAGAGAGCGGTACCGGCATTACGACCCCACCACCATGCTGTGTGCCGGCAGCCCCCATGTCAATAAATCACCGTTCCAT GGTGATTCTGGTGGGCCCCTCGTGTGCAATGGTGTGGTCCAGGGCATCATCTCCAATGGAAATCCGGATGGGCGCCCCCCCAGCATATACACAAGAATCTCCAAATTCATCCCCTGGATCAGTGAAACTCTGCAGAAACTGAGTTAA